Part of the Saprospiraceae bacterium genome is shown below.
AATTGGTAATGGTAAAACTTCCGTTGGTCCCACCACACGCGGGTTGGCTCACTGCACTTAAGGTTGGAGTGGTTGGTGTAGTTGGTGCAGCATTGACAAGTTGACTGCGGTCATTGTTGATCCCGAGGTACACGGCCTAATGTGGCTGTTACGGTGTAGCTGCCAGTTAGCGCCAGTGATTGTACTACCTGATCGGCTCACTCAAATAGAAAGGACTTATCGTATAAACATAGGATGAAATGTATGGTGGTAATGGTAAAACTTCCGGTGGTCCCACCACAACCGGGTTGACTCACTGCTTAAGGTTGGGGTAGTTGGTGTAGTTGGTGCGGCATTGACTGGTTGCGCTCAAGATGATGCGGAAGTACATAACTTAATGTGGCTGTTATCAGTGTAAGTGCCAGTTGGCGCGGTGATTATACTACCTGATCGGCTCCACTCCAGAGGAAGGACTTATTCTTATAACCATAGGCGCATTGTATTGGTGATGGTAAAACTTCCCGGTGGTCCCACCACAACCGGGTTGGGTTACCGCACTTAAGGTTGGAGTATTTGGTGTGGTTGGTGCAGAATTGACGGTTGCGGTCAGTAAGGATCCCGAAGTACATAAGCCTAAAGTGGCTGTTACGGTGTAGCTGCCAGTTGGCGCGGTGATTGTACTACCTGATCGTTTTACTCCGGTAGAAGGACTTATTGTATAACCATAAGTATGCATTGTAATTGGTGATGAAGTAAGAACTTCCGGTGGTCCCACCACACCGGGTTGGGTCACTGCACTTAAGGTTGGGTAGTTGGTGTGGTTGGTGCGGCATTGACAGTTGCGCTAGATGATCCCGGAAGTACATGGCCTAAAGTGGCTGTTAACGGTGTAGCTGCCAGTTGGCGCGGTGATTGTACTACCTGATCGGTTCACTCCGGTAGAAGGACTTATCGTATAAACATACGGATGCATTGTAATTGGTGATGGTAAAATTCCCCTGGTCCCACCGCAACCAGGTTGGCTCACTGCACTTAAGGTTGGTGTCGTTGGGTGTGGTTGGTGCAACATTTAACAGTTGCGCTCAGTGATGATCCCGGAAGTACACGGCCCTAATGTGGCTGTTACTGATTAGCTGCCAGTTGGCGCGGTGATTGTACTACCTGATCGGCTTACTCCGGAGGAAGGACTTAAGTCGTATAAATATAAGATGCATTGTAATTGGTGATGGTAAACTTCCGGTGGTCCCACCGCAACCAGAGTTGGCTCACTGCACTTAAGGTTGGTGTCGTTGGTGTGGTTGGTGCAGCATTGACAGTTGCGCTCAGTGATGATCCCGGAATACACGGCCTAAAGTGGCTGTTACGGTGTAGCTGCCAGTTGGCGCAGTGATTGTACTACCCTGATCAGTTCACTCCGGAGGAAGGACTTATTGTATAAATATAAGATGCATTGTAATTGGTGATGGTAAAACTGCCGGTGGTCCCACCACAACCGGGTTGACTCACTCCACTTAAGGTGCAGGGTTATTGGGGTAGAATCACAGTTACTACTTGTAAAGCAGTTGCCTGACATCCATTATTCGTTACGGTCACTGAGTAACCGGTAGTGATAGTAGGAGATATATTAATCGAGGTTGAGGTGGAATTATTGCTCCATAAATCTACCTCCTCCACTTGCAGTTAAGGTTGTAATACCTCCATTACAGATCGTGGTGATACCATAAATACTTGCGATAGGAAGAGGCTTGACCAAAACATTGATAACATTAGAATATATCAAGTCCCAGTAGTCAAATTTTGACCGCTCTTCGATAACAACCGGACAAAATATTTGTTTGGATAGCTCTTCTTAGTCCTGTTGATGGGTTTAAAGGAGCACTTTCCGGGCAGGCTCCCCAATTTGCCTGATAATGATTGATATTCAGGTAAAGTAGATGTGTAATCAGCCCAGACTCCATTGCATGAGGATGAATATTGCCATTTAAAAGTCCATCCATTTGGAGAAGGATCAAAGCTGTGAACGTAAATAGATTGCATTCACAATCATTATAGCTAGAAATTGGAAAACTATTGAAAGTACATGTGGAAGATTCACTAACAACAATTGTCTCAGTTATTGAGTGTTGTATCGAATTATGAGTAAAAATAACTCGAAAAGTATATGAAGTATTTGGGCAAAGATGACTTAACCTATGGGTATTACTCGAAATAGGTCCATCATCTTCAAAGGTTTCAGGGAGTATTTGGAGTTGACTAATTGGTACTTTGGTATTTGTCAAATCATGAAATACATAGTAATCAAAATAACCAGAACAACTACCACCACAAATAGGCAAATTAAAATTTTCAATGACTAATCGATAATCGGTCTGTGAGCCAGCAAAAAGCTTACTAGTAACTGACAATAATAAAAATATTAATGCTTTCAACCTCATAGAAATAATTCAAAAAAATGCTAAATCCACTTCTAAAAGCTATCAAATATAATAAATCATTCTTGCCTTAAAACTCATTCCAAATTAGCATAAATGTCAGACAATGGTGCTCGACAAATTATCAATTATCTAGGGTGTAGGACAAATTGCACATCAAGCTGCATTTTTAATTAGATTGGTGATATCGGTCCACCTGTTACTTATTTTCAAACATCTTAGATTGGCAATGTGCTGGGCACCTTGAATTGACCAACGCTGTCCAGATAACTTTAATCGGTGTTGAAGGACATTCCTGTGGGCAGATTCGATGGGGCCAGATCCTAGTAGCCATCCATTTTCTCTGTAGGTTTTGTATTGCATTCTATCCTCAGGTTCCTCATAATAGCGAATGACATTTGACAAGGCCTCACTAGCTTCCTTTTTTCTTGGCCGGTATGTTTTGAGTTTCTCAATGACTTGGTTTACCTTGTTTTCAAGTAATTGTTCCTTTAGCCTAAATACCTTGTTTTTGCTCTTTAAATTTAATGCGAGGTTGAGCAACACCCAATGCCCATAGCACCAAAGTAGTTTTTGTGCATCCATTCGCAGCACTCCCACAATAGTTTTACATCTGTTGGATATCGTAAATTACTTTCATAAGCAGTCGCATCCATACGTGCAATATGAGGATGAGTCATATAGTGTCTCCAACTCTTGGCAAATATCTCCTGGATCTTTTGATACGCTTCTCCTTCCAATACTCTGGCCAACTCACATCTGATAGAGCTTACAATTTTAAAATTAGCAATCCCTTCTTTAGGTCTTAATAATACCCCACAAAACATTTGCAGCTTCCAATCACTATTCAATCGATTGATCAAATCCTGATCAGTACAATTACAATAATTCTTCAATAACATCAATGCCACTTTTCCCCTAGTATCGAACATAGAGGACCCTTCTTTTGCTTTCGACTTATTTTAGATAGTGTCCGAGCTATTTCTGACCAAGGTATGGCTGCATAGATCATACCAAGTTCACTTCTCCTAAACTCTTCTTCATATTCTGCCAATTGGTCTTGAAGACTCAAAATGGCAGCTGTGAAATATTATTCCGTATCTCGATTAACTTTGCCATATAATTTAAATTCTTTAAACCCCGAATTTACACTTAAGGCAGTGTTTTCAGGGGTTTTATATGATTTTTTTTGTAATATATACCTAGCCTTTCAGTTACTTGTGATTCTCCCGAATCTCCCAAACTACGCCTTTAACGTATAGACTTCTTCCGTTTATTTGCCTGTTGATTATTTTAAAAAACAAACAAGTAACGCATTTATTCCAATGCCTTTTTTATATCTCTCATTTGATTCTTTAATGCTTCAAATCGTTTTTCTACTTCGTTACCAGGGAGCTGATCGGCGTCATTGATCACATTGTAAAGATAGGTCACCTGGTCTGTGAGCATAGGTTGAGGGTAAGCACCGCTCTCTGTTTTTAAAAGTTTCAGCGCAGCCTTTACTTTCAATTGCCGATCTGTTTGATTTTTATCTACGAGTAATTGTTTATCTTCTTTTTCTAGTTGATCCTGTAATTTTTGAGATTCCGTCACGAGGTCAGCCAGTTTTTGTTGCATCGATACCTGGGTGACAATATCAGCTTCTGACAAACCTTCGTCCTTTACTCTAGGATCCATCAATAAATCAAAACGCTGCTCGATAACAATGTCTTTGAGTGTTAGCCTAACCGTATAGGTACCTGGTGCAGCCACAGGGCCATTTTGATACCTTCTACTGAGTTCTTTGGTCCAGGGTCCGGTATATTTCATATCCCAAGAAAAGCGATTCAATCCCGAATGAGTGGACAATGACTTATTTACCAAAAAAAATGGTTTTATTGGTATTCATATCTTCAATGACCGTCTGAGGTAGTTTTTGTTTGCTGGTATCGCTGATATAAGTTGCAACTATACTTTTATTCACATTAAGGATATCAAGTTTTATCGGTGATGCATTGTCTTTAGGTATATAATAATCAATAGTCACTCCTGGCTGAGGATACACCGGAAAGGCTGATCTGTCATTGCTGACTCTTGGATATCGATATCTAATCGTATTATCAGGTTTGAACAGGATCGGCTTGCCAGCCAGATCAAGGATCTCTGCTTGTCTCAAGGTGGTGATATTGTCGAGGATCCAAAAGGAGCGTCCCATGGTGCTCACGATAAGGTCGCCACGAAATATTTTGATATCCGTCACAGGGGTCACCGGTAGATTCTGTTGAAAGGGCTTCCAGCTTTTGCCATCATCAAACGAAACAAATAATCCATATTCTGTACCAGCATACAATAGACCTGCTCTTACAGGGTCTTCTCTGATCACCCGTGTAGGAAAATCAGCCGGAATCCCATTGGTCCCGGTTGTGAGTAGCTCCCAGGTCTTTCCATAATCTACTGTTTTAAAAATGTAGGGGCGATCATCTCCTAATTGGTATAGCAAAACTGATACGTAGGCCTTGGCAGGATCATGCGGTGAAGGCTCTACAGCGTCGACTCGACCTCCTTTGGGGAGTTTGGATGGAGTCACATTAGACCAAACTTTTCCACCATCTTTGGTGACTTGTATAATCCCATCATTCGATCCAGTCCAAATCAACCCCTTCTCTTTGCGGTTGACTCTCTGATTGAATAGAGCGTGCTATAAAATTCTTCTCCAGTAATATCTCTGGTGATGGGTGTGCCCGAGATCACCTGTTTATCTGCTTCATTGGCAGTGAGATCCGGTGAAATCGTCTCCCAATGCAGACCATCATCGATAGTTTTGTGTAAATATTGGGATCCATGGTAAACTACATTGGGATTATGAGGAGATACATGGACAGGGGCTACTCTTTGGAATCTATACTGGAGATCTTTAGGATTATGTCCATAGATATTGGAGGCTCCCACCGGATAGGATTTTTCTATACCAGTCTTTTTATTGAACACTCCAAATACGCCTTTGCAGTTGGTGTAGACAGTGTTATGATCTCCGGGTTTGGGCACCGCAGGTCCGGTTTCGCAACCACCGACATTGATGATCCACCCTACTCCTGGCGTTTGAATTGCACTAGGGGGAAAGCTGGGCACAGCGATGGCAGTATAATTGTCCTGTTGCCCGGCGTATAACCAATAAGGATACTGGTCGTCGACCTCTACCTGGTAAAGCTCAGCAGTGGGTTGATTAAATTGAGTAGACCAGGTTTTGCCACCATTGTGCGTGATATTGGCTCCTCCATCATTGGATTGAATGAATAGATCCGGGTCGTTGGGATTGATCCAGATGTCGTGGTTGTCTCCGTGGGGAGGATTTACCCTGGTCCAGGATATACCCCCATTAACTGACTTAAGCATGGGATTGGCCATGGAGTATACGATGTCTGCATTCTTTGGATCCGCTGCCACATTGCAGTAATAAAATGGCCTATTGACCAAGCCCTCGTCACTGGACACCTGTTTAAATGAATCACCCTGATCCTCCGATTTGTACAGACCGCCTTCTTTGCCAGACGCTTCGATGATGGCATATAGTATGCTGGAATTGGCAGGCGTTACAGCCAAATCAATCTTTCCAATAAGTCCCTGCGGTAGACCTTTGCTGAGTTTTTCCCAGGATTTACCGCCATCCATGGTTTTATAAATGCCGCCTTCGTCATTGGTGCCACCGGATACGATGTTCCAGGGCTTGCGATCTACTTTCCATGCTGCTGCATAGGCTACATTCGGATTGCCAGGCAAGAGCTCTATATCGGCAAAGCCAACTTTGTTGGAAATGAACAGCACCTTCTGCCATGATTTTCCACCATCAGAAGTTTTAAATATTCCGCGCTCGTCATTTGGCTTAAATGCATTGCCAATGGCTGCCACCCAGACGATATTGTGGTTGGTTGGGTCTATTTCCACTGCACCGATATGAGCTGTTTTTTCTAAACCGATAGGTTGCCAGGTTTTGCCGGCATTGGTGGATTTATACATGCCTTTACCGACGATGACATTGCTCCTGATGCCGTCAGATCCTGTACCTACATATACTATATTGGCATCATTGACTGCCACACCTATAGCTCCAATCGATGGAGAAGCGAAAAATCCATCAGATACATTGTGCCAACTAGTACCATAATCCTCTGTCTTCCATAGGCCCCCGCCAGAAGCACCGAGATAAAAAGTAGAAGGCGCTATAGGTGTACCTGCTACGGAAGTGACCCGACCCCCTCTGCCCGGACCGACAGTGCGATACTGCAGGGCTTCAAAGGACTGGGAATGTAAAGTGGTAGCTGCTATTAAAATGCTGAGGATAAAAGTATTCTGGCTGAGTCCATCATATGATTTTTCTTTAAAAGTAAAAAAATTGAATTGAATGAAAAGAAGCAATCAGAAGCGCCTCTGAAATAAGTAGAAGTGGCATAATAAGTCCAATCCATTTTTGAATAAATAGGATTGTGAGCCTCATTTAAAAGCGAATGTGTATCCAACGAAAAGTGAAGACCTACTTCAACTCCAAAACCCCAAATGAACTCGGAATATGAAAATTAGGGGTTTCGCTATCCGGCTTCACCCAACTAATCCATTTAAATTCTGCTTTGTCACCTTCGAGCTGGACACACTCTCCACGATATAACCCAGCTTCTATTTTGTTGTTTTTAATCAGGTCAAAAGTTCTGAGCGATTTTTTACTAATGGCAAATTCAAGGATATATCCAGTATCATTGATCGTAGCCTTGACTGTCACTTCACCCTCCGGCCAGCTCCATTCCTGCCTGAACTTGCGTTGATACCGTGCTCTATAATCATAAATACGCGTAAGAGGATCCATCTCTAACCCATAATAAGGATCCATTTTATCATTTTTTCTAAAAAAATATTTCCACCCGATCAGAAGCTAAGACCTCCTTTTTATGATTGGTGTTTTGGAAGATCAAAATCTTTTTAGGATCTATCACTTTATACAGTCCATATAAATAGTCCTGGTCATGTAAGCCTTGAAAGCTCATTGCGGGTGGTGAGCCTTCATTCCACGGATAAATAAAATCTGCCAAGATCTCCGCTTTTTGCCAGAGAGGGTTATCCCCAATCCATTGATAATCAGCTGATCTGTCTGAATAGCATTTACAGCATAATTTTTAGTCTTCTGAGCTATTGAAGAAATAGTGGATAGCGTACTCAAAACGATAACTATTATATATGAGATAATTTGTGTCAATGTTTTTCATTTAACAAGCATATTCAGCAGATTTAATTGTAAATCAATACTCAAATAACCAGCTATTGAAGTCTTTAATATTTTAATGATCCGTAGAGCCTTATTTATTATTTAATGGAGGCTGATAATAATATTTCTTTGATCCGTTTTGCTACGGTACGTTCTTCACCGGGTATCATCATCCAGGTAGTAATGCCCAGGGTAGAAGCATCTCCGACAGTCTCAATAGAAGGGTGACCTTCCCTGAGAGCAATCCTTAATTGATCACAAGTCATATTCACTTTGGACTGGTCTATTTTTATATTTAATGAAGGTACATGGTTGGCGATTTGAGGTACATGTTTTTCACCTATGACACCCGGGACCGAGGTAGCAGCATCATAGATCAAATTGACCTGGCTTTCCCAAAGCTTCCAATCCTTTTGATGATCCCGGCTAAGGTATTGTTCGATCGCAACCAGCATGCCGAGGATCTCTTCCTTATTGACTTTCATACCACGACCCACCGTATTTCCATTAGGTGGAGCATTTCGTCTGGCTGCGGTAACCAGGGCTTTTTTACCCAATAAAAGCCCTGCACTTTGTGGACCACGCAGTCCTTTGCCACCAGAAAAACAAACCAGGTCAAAACCCATCTTAGTATGCTTCCAAAGCATTTCGACAGGGGGTACATCTGCAGCACAATCGATCATAGTCGGGATCTGGTGTCTTTTGGCGATTGTCACAAACTCCTCATCCCTGACTTTGCCCAAAAAATTGCTGGCATTGAGAAACCACATCATGGCTGTATTGTTATTGATGGCAGCTTCCAGTTCTTTGGCAGACTCTACCTCAATCACCTTTAACCCACAGTTGCGGATAGCATGATCATAACCTACCCGATGTGTCTTTTGGATGATCACTTCCGTTTTCATACCGGTCATATCATTGGGTATCTGCGTTATCTTATCCCAGTCGCCTCCCGTGACGATGCCAGCTGTTCCTAATGTAATAGCTGAAGCAGCACCTGCGGTGACCATGGCAAACTCACACTGTAACAGCTCTGCCAATCGCTCCCCGACTTTATCCTGCAAATCTTCTAACTTGACAAATTGTAAAGCAGAATAATTGATCGCTTTGATCACTTCAGGATGTGGCAGCGAAGCTGTAAGTGCCGTATAGGTACCTGCAGCGTTGATAAATGTCCTTAATCCAAGTTCTTTGAAATAATCGCGCTCAAAATCACCGGGCTTCAGTTTTTCCTCTCCTCGTTTTCTAAGTGATATGGATGGAGCGACGAAAGGCAAAGCAAAAGCTCCTTTGATGAGATCTCTTCGTTTTGTCATGATACTATGATTTTAAAAATGCTATACAATCTATTTCTACCAGAGAATCGCCAGGGATACCACCTGCAGCCGCAATGGTCGTGCGCACAGGCGGGAGATCCCCAAAGCGTCCTTTATAAGCTTCATTCATAGCTTTGTAATCTTTAAGATCGTTGAGGTAGACATTGACCTTGAGCACATGGTTCATGGAGGACCCTGCTTTTTCCAACTCTTTTTGCAATTCATCCAGGACATGGTTGGTATGGGCTGTGATATCACCATCAAAATGAGCGCCTTTGCCTGCGATAAACACCATATTGCCATGCACTCTATTACCAGAAAACAGGGGTACATTCTGATCCATGACGACAGAAGAATTGTTAGCCATGATATTAGCAGCCTCTGCCGTTTTCAATCCCATGACTGCTGCCAAACCGGTAGCAAGCTTTTTAAAAATAGTTCTTCGATTCGTATTCATGATTCTTGAAAATTTAAAAGTTAAGTGAATTAGTTGCTTTTTATTTTATCTCTTTGGGCTTTGACTTCGTCAGTAGTGACGGCATCAGCCTGGTTGCCAAAGTTTTTTCTTATATAGGTCAGGATATTGGCGATGTCTTCGTCTTTGAGAAAATCATGGCGGGGCATGGTGCCATTGAATATTTCTTTATTGATCATGATATCCCCTTCGACACCCTGGAGTACCGTCTGAATCAATCGAGTTTTATCACCTGCCACCCAGTCTGAAGCCAATGTAGGGAACCTTCCTGAGGCACCCATGCCATTTGGTTGGTGACAGGCGCCACAATAAACAGTATATAATTTTTCGCCAACCTTGGTCATTGCAGTATCATTTCGGTCCAGGTTATCAAGATTAATGTCCGGGGTGCGGATATTAGTCGCTGACTTCCTAAGTTCCATGGAAGCTAGCTGTGGCTGCCCAAAAGTTTTTTTATCTCCTTTATATTTTACACGCCAAATCCTTCCTTTTTCAGTCTCCGCAAAATACATCGAACCATCCGGGCCCATGGCGATACCCATAGGTCGGTAGACTGCATCACTGACACTGACGATTGGGTCGACCCTGGCAAATCCATCCGCAAATACCTCGACTTCTTTGTCAAACACGCCCTCATGAAAAGGTACAAACCCGATAAAATAACCTGATTGCGGATAAGGGGCGCGATTGGTAGCTCCATGGAAGGCGATAAAAGCCCCGTTTTTATACCGATCAGGGAATTGGTCCCCTTCATAAAAAAACAAATCATTTGGGGCCCAATGTCCGGGGAAGCCAATGATGGGATTATTGAATGTATCACATCTTCCAATGATCTTACCATCGCCGCCATATTCCGGTGCCAATACTTTCTTACCCTGCATCTGATCGTAATAACAGTATGGCCAACCGGAATTGCTGCCTTCGTCGACCCTCAAGAACTCTTCTGAGGGCAACAAGGCACTTTGCCAGGGACTAAATTTATTGGGCCACAACCTGAGTAAATCATCCCGGCCATGCATGACTGTATAAAGGCGATCATCCACATCATTCCATTCGATAGCCAAAAGGCTTCTCAGTCCGGTAGCGTATTTATACCCATCTTTTTGGGTTTGATTTTTTTTATTGGCATCAAATCGCCAGATACCTGCATGGTTTTCTAGGAGTGGGCAAGGATCTATGCCCGGAGAAAAAGGAGTTCTGTTATTGACCTGGCAAGCATTGGAGGGTCCACCAAAAGGAACAAAGATATGCCCCTTATGATCGAAAGTGATGGGCTTGGCATTGTGCTCGTGCAAGCCATGTTCATGATCATCGATGACGATCGTATCAAACTGTTCTTCCGGCAACAATTGACCTGGAATTAATTTGCTGCGATAGATCATGAGCTCCGTGCTGTAATACAAATAGCCTTCGTAGATCCGCATGGCTGTACCGTAGCGTCCGAGTTCTTTATAATTTCCAAAGGTTTTGATGATGTCGGCTCTGCCATCTCCATTGGTATCTCTCAAGGCTACATTGGCGCCGTGTCCGGGTACCATCAGCTTGACATAGATATCGCCATTCTCATTGACTGCAATATGCCTAGACCCACCAGGGAGGCTATCTACTACAACGGTGACTTCGAAATCTTCCGGAACGTATAATTCTGTCAGAGGAGCTTTGCATTTAGCCAGTAATACAATAGCCAATAGTGGTAAAATGATCGGTTTCACTGGTGGTATAAGGTTTTTAATCTTTATATGATAAGGCGTTCAAATCCCACACTATGGCTCCATCCAACAAGGTCATTTCGCACACGATTTTTTTGTCGCCGGTCATGCGCTTGCCCTGTACATCATAAAAACCATAATTGCCCTTTTCTATTTTCAATAATGCAATATCGGCCGCTGCGCCTACAGAGAGATGACCAAGCTCTGTTTTGTGAATAACCTGAGCTGGCTTCCAGGTGCTGGCTGTAATAATTTCTTTAAAGTCCATGCCGAGATTAAGTAGCTTGGTCATCACCATGTCCATGTCTTTCATACCTGCATTCATGCTGCCGGTATGCAAATCTGTACTGATGGTATTGGGCTTAAGCCCCTGGCTCAACGCAGCGGTTGCCTGCGCGTATACAAAACTTCCACCACCATGACCTACATCAAGGATGATACCCCTTTGCTGAGCTTTAAAAGCGAATGGCTGTACTTTTCCGTTTTGCACTAAAGGTTCACGACCGTTGACATGACCAAAACAATGTGTCAATATATCTCCCGGTCGCAATACGACATTCAGTAAAGTATCCATCGACAGTGGAGGATCTGCGCCTCCAAAATCTACCATCACCGGGATATCTGCCAGCCTGCCTGCTTCTGCTGCTTTGAGCGCCGGAGTCCAGTCATGGCCCATATAATGAGCCAGTTTGATACCTACGACCCTATCCTTATTTTGTTTGGCTACCATGGCTGTCAGTTTCCCATCCATATCAGCCAGGTTTTGTTCTATTGCTCCGCCACTCATCCCTGAGCCTACTATATTGAGGAAGGCAAATACTTTGGTTTTTGAATTGGCTATGGTCTGATTTCTGAAGTCATCAAAATTTCTCCAACCGGCACCGCCTGCATCTACGACTGCTGTGACGCCGGATCTTAAAGTGAAGCCATCAGGAGGTAGTGCCGTATAACTATTGCTGAGATAGGCATTGGACTTAGTCCCAAAAAAATGGTGGCCATGGATATCTATCAGTCCAGGCGTCAGGTATAGACCAGTGGCATCTATGGTTTTAGTGGCAGGTTTATTGATCGACTTGGACACTTCGATAATTTTACCATCCCGGACGGCCACATCCATGATAGCATCCAGATTATTTTTAGGGTCGATGACATGACCATTTTTAATAAGCAGGTCATAAGATTGACTCTGGCCCATCAGCGTACAAATGGCCAACAATCCTAAAAAAATTAATTTCTTTATTCCAGTAGATATTTTCATGCAAAATTAAGTTTTAAAAATATTAATAACTTTTAAGGGTATTCTAGTTCAAATAGATAGTCCATTGAGTTAAAATAGGCGATCAAAAGGTAGTAATTTTTTTTTGAAATGGTGGTTCCAGTTAAGTAAAACGTTTTCGTAAAAAAAAACCGATCTCTATTAGAATTCTATAGAAACAGTTATTTCATTCTTTCTTTTACTTGCCTGGCTGAGTTCAGCACAAATTTCTGAACATCCGCCACATCTGCTTCACTCAATCTATCGCCAAACCGAGGCATGCCATTGGCCAAATAAGCTCCTTTGCGTACAATGAGTGAAAAGTTTTGATGCGTGGCTTCAGTGGCATAAACCAGGTCTGGAATGATTCCTCCCCACCTCCATTAACTACATGGCAAATAGCACAATATTGATTAAATAAAACCTGGCCATGCTGGATATCTTCTTTCGTCGAAGTAAATGATATATCGGGAATCGTTTGAACGTTAGTTTTATTATACACCGGATAGGAGGCATGACCCTGGAGTGCAAAAGTGAATACTCTACCGGGTTGCAAAGGTGCCCATTTTCTTTTTTGACCAACCCCGCTGCCCCAACCAACCAAAAGCGTAATATATTGGCGTCCATCGA
Proteins encoded:
- a CDS encoding PQQ-dependent sugar dehydrogenase: MKIKNLIPPVKPIILPLLAIVLLAKCKAPLTELYVPEDFEVTVVVDSLPGGSRHIAVNENGDIYVKLMVPGHGANVALRDTNGDGRADIIKTFGNYKELGRYGTAMRIYEGYLYYSTELMIYRSKLIPGQLLPEEQFDTIVIDDHEHGLHEHNAKPITFDHKGHIFVPFGGPSNACQVNNRTPFSPGIDPCPLLENHAGIWRFDANKKNQTQKDGYKYATGLRSLLAIEWNDVDDRLYTVMHGRDDLLRLWPNKFSPWQSALLPSEEFLRVDEGSNSGWPYCYYDQMQGKKVLAPEYGGDGKIIGRCDTFNNPIIGFPGHWAPNDLFFYEGDQFPDRYKNGAFIAFHGATNRAPYPQSGYFIGFVPFHEGVFDKEVEVFADGFARVDPIVSVSDAVYRPMGIAMGPDGSMYFAETEKGRIWRVKYKGDKKTFGQPQLASMELRKSATNIRTPDINLDNLDRNDTAMTKVGEKLYTVYCGACHQPNGMGASGRFPTLASDWVAGDKTRLIQTVLQGVEGDIMINKEIFNGTMPRHDFLKDEDIANILTYIRKNFGNQADAVTTDEVKAQRDKIKSN
- a CDS encoding amidohydrolase/deacetylase family metallohydrolase; the protein is MGQSQSYDLLIKNGHVIDPKNNLDAIMDVAVRDGKIIEVSKSINKPATKTIDATGLYLTPGLIDIHGHHFFGTKSNAYLSNSYTALPPDGFTLRSGVTAVVDAGGAGWRNFDDFRNQTIANSKTKVFAFLNIVGSGMSGGAIEQNLADMDGKLTAMVAKQNKDRVVGIKLAHYMGHDWTPALKAAEAGRLADIPVMVDFGGADPPLSMDTLLNVVLRPGDILTHCFGHVNGREPLVQNGKVQPFAFKAQQRGIILDVGHGGGSFVYAQATAALSQGLKPNTISTDLHTGSMNAGMKDMDMVMTKLLNLGMDFKEIITASTWKPAQVIHKTELGHLSVGAAADIALLKIEKGNYGFYDVQGKRMTGDKKIVCEMTLLDGAIVWDLNALSYKD
- a CDS encoding aminotransferase class V-fold PLP-dependent enzyme gives rise to the protein MTKRRDLIKGAFALPFVAPSISLRKRGEEKLKPGDFERDYFKELGLRTFINAAGTYTALTASLPHPEVIKAINYSALQFVKLEDLQDKVGERLAELLQCEFAMVTAGAASAITLGTAGIVTGGDWDKITQIPNDMTGMKTEVIIQKTHRVGYDHAIRNCGLKVIEVESAKELEAAINNNTAMMWFLNASNFLGKVRDEEFVTIAKRHQIPTMIDCAADVPPVEMLWKHTKMGFDLVCFSGGKGLRGPQSAGLLLGKKALVTAARRNAPPNGNTVGRGMKVNKEEILGMLVAIEQYLSRDHQKDWKLWESQVNLIYDAATSVPGVIGEKHVPQIANHVPSLNIKIDQSKVNMTCDQLRIALREGHPSIETVGDASTLGITTWMMIPGEERTVAKRIKEILLSASIK
- a CDS encoding RidA family protein encodes the protein MNTNRRTIFKKLATGLAAVMGLKTAEAANIMANNSSVVMDQNVPLFSGNRVHGNMVFIAGKGAHFDGDITAHTNHVLDELQKELEKAGSSMNHVLKVNVYLNDLKDYKAMNEAYKGRFGDLPPVRTTIAAAGGIPGDSLVEIDCIAFLKS